A genomic segment from Micromonospora echinaurantiaca encodes:
- a CDS encoding TOMM precursor leader peptide-binding protein: MRPKLRHDVVFLDAPAGAYLRGPDTAFLIKGRSAFRWLSSLSPYLTGEHTLAQLTATLEPGQRQTVLTLVRALVARGFAKDAGDRTELPEPVARRFAAQIEFVDHFADDATGRFRRFHAARVALGGGGAPLLAAAAGLLRNGCLRLDLHPDDDPAPYLEALRPELDELRADGLPVEVTVGTGPLAATGADAVLHCAGPDGLAGLAELARASHRDGPLLVPVVWDGDRAVVGPTVAAGQTPCWCCAQLRLTATAEPAAAADFWRRAALGTGEPVFLPEVTGRMLGNAAAFELFRALTGAVPPDTAAGVLLLDPTTLESSRERVLPHPACPVCRDVEVTAPAAPPASDDETYQRAEALVSPYAGVFTRFVDDPLEQAPLKTARLRLPGRRGPREVTAFDVHTVMNARLAAYRVAVREHAARHPDPAAVRTASAVELREQGEHPVPWLELDSATGAPPMDPARRTRWLRAAVLGRPETVWVPAALALPTSALNAEGWAEPTVAGAAVAATVDGVIDQGLADALAYRALTAALRGRGDLRSLAEEDLVGDDDTAFVVKAARRFGRRLSVFVLGAAAPAHAVLAVTEAPDGGDRGWALAAGFDPVSARLAAVRDAVGRVQVRHFEGTDADLGDPLLRDFDPAAVTVHATTGAAAPASATDRATVLAALAERGTDALLVETTTRDVRASGAFRSGVVLLRHHGRAAD, from the coding sequence ATGCGTCCCAAGCTCCGGCACGACGTGGTGTTCCTGGACGCTCCGGCGGGTGCCTACCTGCGCGGCCCGGACACCGCCTTCCTGATCAAGGGACGGTCCGCCTTCCGGTGGCTGAGCTCGCTGAGCCCCTACCTCACCGGCGAGCACACCCTCGCGCAGCTCACCGCCACCCTGGAACCCGGCCAGCGGCAGACCGTGCTGACCCTGGTCCGGGCGCTGGTCGCCCGCGGCTTCGCCAAGGACGCCGGCGACCGTACCGAGCTGCCGGAGCCGGTGGCCCGCCGCTTCGCCGCCCAGATCGAATTCGTCGACCACTTCGCCGACGACGCGACCGGCCGGTTCCGCCGCTTCCACGCCGCCCGGGTGGCGCTCGGCGGTGGGGGAGCGCCGCTGCTGGCCGCGGCGGCCGGCCTGCTCCGCAACGGGTGCCTCCGGCTCGACCTGCACCCGGACGACGACCCCGCACCCTACCTCGAGGCCCTGCGGCCCGAACTGGACGAGCTGCGCGCCGACGGGCTGCCGGTCGAGGTCACCGTCGGCACCGGGCCGCTGGCCGCCACCGGCGCCGACGCGGTGCTCCACTGCGCCGGCCCGGACGGGCTGGCCGGCCTGGCCGAGCTGGCCCGCGCCAGCCACCGGGACGGCCCGCTGCTGGTGCCGGTGGTCTGGGACGGCGACCGGGCGGTGGTCGGGCCGACCGTGGCGGCCGGACAGACCCCCTGCTGGTGCTGCGCCCAGCTACGGCTGACCGCCACCGCCGAGCCGGCGGCGGCCGCCGACTTCTGGCGCCGCGCCGCCCTCGGCACCGGCGAGCCGGTCTTCCTGCCCGAGGTGACCGGGCGGATGCTGGGCAACGCCGCCGCCTTCGAACTCTTCCGCGCGCTGACCGGCGCCGTGCCGCCGGACACGGCCGCGGGCGTGCTGCTGCTCGACCCGACCACGCTGGAATCGAGCCGCGAGCGGGTGCTGCCGCACCCCGCCTGCCCGGTCTGCCGGGACGTCGAGGTGACCGCGCCGGCGGCGCCACCCGCCTCGGACGACGAGACCTACCAGCGGGCCGAGGCGCTGGTGTCCCCGTACGCCGGGGTGTTCACCCGGTTCGTGGACGACCCGCTGGAGCAGGCCCCGCTGAAGACGGCCCGGCTGCGGCTGCCGGGGCGGCGCGGGCCGCGCGAGGTGACCGCGTTCGACGTGCACACCGTGATGAACGCCCGGCTGGCCGCCTACCGGGTCGCGGTCCGGGAGCACGCCGCCCGCCATCCGGACCCGGCCGCCGTGCGGACGGCGTCGGCCGTCGAACTGCGCGAGCAGGGCGAGCATCCGGTCCCGTGGTTGGAACTGGACTCGGCCACCGGAGCGCCCCCGATGGACCCGGCACGGCGGACACGTTGGCTCCGCGCGGCGGTGCTCGGGCGGCCGGAGACCGTCTGGGTGCCGGCCGCGCTGGCGCTGCCCACCTCCGCGCTGAACGCCGAGGGCTGGGCCGAGCCGACCGTGGCCGGCGCGGCCGTCGCCGCCACCGTCGACGGCGTGATCGACCAGGGGCTGGCCGACGCGCTGGCGTACCGCGCGCTCACCGCCGCCCTGCGCGGCCGGGGCGACCTGCGGTCGCTGGCCGAGGAGGACCTGGTCGGCGACGACGACACCGCGTTCGTGGTCAAGGCGGCGCGCCGGTTCGGCCGGCGGCTGTCGGTCTTCGTCCTGGGCGCCGCCGCCCCCGCGCACGCGGTGCTCGCCGTCACCGAGGCCCCCGACGGCGGCGACCGCGGCTGGGCGCTGGCCGCCGGCTTCGACCCGGTGTCCGCCCGGCTGGCGGCCGTGCGGGACGCGGTCGGCCGGGTCCAGGTGCGGCACTTCGAGGGTACGGACGCCGACCTCGGCGACCCGCTGCTGCGCGACTTCGACCCGGCGGCGGTCACCGTCCACGCCACCACCGGCGCGGCCGCGCCGGCCAGCGCCACCGACCGGGCCACCGTGCTGGCCGCGCTGGCCGAGCGGGGAACCGACGCCCTGCTGGTCGAGACCACCACCCGCGACGTCCGGGCGAGCGGCGCCTTCCGTAGCGGGGTGGTCCTGCTGCGCCACCACGGCCGAGCGGCCGACTGA
- a CDS encoding thiazolylpeptide-type bacteriocin has product MPTQPLTSGALPDSVRSELRDLQTETFEVEDIADLSADLMDICSSSTSTSSCSSCSTSSCCSCTSSSCSSTS; this is encoded by the coding sequence GTGCCGACCCAACCCCTGACATCCGGCGCACTGCCCGACTCGGTCCGCAGTGAACTGCGCGATCTGCAGACCGAGACGTTCGAGGTCGAGGACATCGCGGATCTGTCCGCCGACCTCATGGACATCTGCAGCAGCAGCACGAGCACGTCGAGCTGCTCCAGCTGCAGCACGTCCAGTTGTTGCAGCTGCACCTCGTCGAGTTGCAGCAGCACCAGCTGA
- a CDS encoding thiazolylpeptide-type bacteriocin, which yields MPELTEELRALETETFEIEDVDAVDAMVMDWSSSSCSCSSCCSCSTSSCCSSSTSTGCGGG from the coding sequence GTGCCGGAACTGACTGAGGAACTGCGCGCGCTGGAGACGGAGACGTTCGAGATCGAGGACGTCGACGCCGTCGACGCGATGGTCATGGACTGGTCCAGCTCCAGCTGTTCCTGCTCCAGCTGCTGCAGCTGCAGCACGTCGAGCTGCTGCAGCAGCAGCACCAGCACCGGATGCGGCGGCGGCTGA
- a CDS encoding TOMM precursor leader peptide-binding protein encodes MIVDVRTTSTGWDSSLKHLGEALHQRRQDLAPRPAGPPRLDGITVRVAALGLTDLQRDDAAGPTGDVVPIWLHGATALVGPRWSPPVGGQRPGPCPVCVQRRWQAIRLRDERHALEHGAAVGTVAALPHLTPFAVDAVWQLLLDACRPQPGRPGVGRLRQLRMDTLETSMVEVLADSECPACATPAPDTAEAAVIRLTSRPKPDVSAYRLRSARELDLPVGALANPVAGALGGNALRAYNATATAPVTGYFRVRSRYDLHEMWWSGHADSYGASETYALLEGLERYAGQFPRARRTTVFDSYANLAPDALDPAGLGYHPAFYHGHGLYYAPYSPTEPMHWVWGWSLRDRAPRLVPEQLVYYLDRRTDQRKFVQECSNGCASGSCPEEALLHGMLELVERDAFLLAWYGSARLAEIDPATCRDERVHFMLDRVDLLGYDIRLFDTRADLPVPVVTAVAVKRGDGLGQLCFAAGASLDPEDAVRAAVCETASYVPGFDERVAASEPELREMTRDYTKVTELSHHALLYGLPEMTRHARFLFDDPPLRSMTELYGDWLATRPTHDDLRADTEYLCGLIAGLGGDVVAVDQTCPEQEIAGVHTMAVVAPALVPIDFGWQRQRVLWSDRLARHLARGPQGPDRLGATGRNPNPHPFP; translated from the coding sequence ATGATCGTCGACGTCCGGACCACCTCCACCGGGTGGGACTCCAGCCTCAAACACCTCGGCGAGGCGTTGCACCAGCGACGCCAGGACCTGGCGCCCCGGCCCGCCGGCCCGCCGCGGCTGGACGGGATCACCGTCCGCGTCGCGGCCCTCGGCCTGACCGACCTGCAGCGCGACGACGCCGCCGGGCCGACCGGTGACGTGGTGCCGATCTGGCTGCACGGCGCCACCGCCCTGGTCGGCCCCCGCTGGTCGCCACCGGTGGGCGGGCAGCGGCCGGGCCCGTGCCCGGTCTGCGTGCAGCGCCGCTGGCAGGCCATCCGGCTCCGGGACGAGCGGCACGCCCTGGAACACGGCGCCGCCGTCGGCACCGTGGCGGCGCTGCCGCACCTGACCCCGTTCGCCGTCGACGCGGTCTGGCAACTGCTGCTCGACGCGTGCCGGCCGCAGCCCGGCCGGCCCGGCGTCGGCCGGTTGCGGCAGCTGCGGATGGACACCCTGGAGACGTCGATGGTCGAGGTGCTGGCCGACTCGGAGTGCCCGGCCTGCGCCACCCCGGCGCCGGACACCGCCGAGGCCGCGGTGATCCGGCTGACCAGCCGGCCCAAGCCGGACGTGTCCGCGTACCGGCTGCGGTCGGCCCGGGAGCTGGACCTGCCGGTCGGGGCGCTGGCCAACCCGGTCGCGGGCGCGCTGGGCGGCAACGCGCTGCGCGCCTACAACGCCACCGCCACCGCGCCGGTCACCGGCTACTTCCGGGTCCGCAGCCGCTACGACCTGCACGAGATGTGGTGGAGCGGGCACGCCGACAGCTACGGCGCGAGCGAGACGTACGCGCTGCTGGAGGGGCTGGAGCGGTACGCCGGGCAGTTCCCCCGCGCCCGGCGGACCACTGTCTTCGACAGCTACGCCAACCTGGCGCCGGACGCGCTGGACCCGGCCGGGCTGGGCTACCACCCGGCGTTCTACCACGGCCACGGCCTCTACTACGCCCCGTACTCGCCGACCGAGCCGATGCACTGGGTGTGGGGCTGGTCGCTGCGCGACCGGGCCCCCCGGCTGGTGCCCGAGCAGCTCGTCTACTACCTGGACCGGCGCACCGACCAGCGCAAGTTCGTCCAGGAGTGCTCCAACGGCTGCGCCAGCGGCAGCTGCCCGGAGGAGGCCCTGCTGCACGGCATGCTCGAACTGGTCGAGCGGGACGCCTTTTTGCTCGCCTGGTACGGCTCGGCCCGGCTCGCCGAGATCGACCCGGCCACCTGCCGCGACGAGCGGGTGCACTTCATGCTCGACCGGGTGGACCTGCTCGGGTACGACATCCGGCTCTTCGACACCCGGGCCGACCTGCCGGTCCCGGTGGTCACCGCGGTCGCGGTGAAGCGCGGCGACGGCCTCGGCCAGCTCTGCTTCGCCGCCGGCGCCAGCCTCGACCCCGAGGACGCGGTCCGCGCGGCGGTCTGCGAAACCGCGTCCTACGTGCCCGGCTTCGACGAGCGGGTCGCCGCCAGCGAGCCGGAACTGCGCGAGATGACCCGGGACTACACCAAGGTCACCGAGCTGAGCCACCACGCCCTGCTGTACGGGCTGCCGGAGATGACGCGGCACGCCCGGTTCCTCTTCGACGACCCGCCGCTGCGCTCGATGACCGAGCTGTACGGCGACTGGCTGGCGACCCGGCCGACCCACGACGACCTGCGGGCCGACACGGAGTACCTGTGCGGGCTGATCGCCGGACTGGGCGGCGACGTGGTGGCGGTCGACCAGACCTGCCCCGAGCAGGAGATCGCCGGGGTGCACACGATGGCGGTGGTGGCGCCCGCCCTGGTGCCGATCGACTTCGGTTGGCAGCGGCAGCGGGTGCTCTGGAGCGACCGGCTGGCCCGGCACCTGGCCCGCGGCCCGCAGGGGCCCGACCGGCTCGGCGCGACCGGCCGCAACCCGAACCCGCACCCCTTTCCCTAG
- a CDS encoding nitroreductase family protein, protein MQQQAIEVVRDYAGAVFRRARVPMEPLDYEVDWVDQPSRHTSYPGAPRVPLPADLPALPTLRELFTGEHPPPRAGWSLPRLATLLRLSYGVLDRRLTVNWNQDVAKRTHFEHAVWGRGTASGGGMYPVELYLVSGASGPLLPGVYHYHTGQHVLERLLLGDVTGTVRGALDPAGRPTGVGDSFLLAAIRFWKNSFKYNSFCYHVVTQDLGALLGSWELLADALGVPLRRLLCFDPAPLDRLLGFDSDQEGVFAVVPIEWSADRPAVDHPAAGYPAAGYPAAGHPAADRPAGAVPTSRPPGEMSTGVAPTDRGFGDGPNGGPSPDGAGLATELRVRYPAFERSRQVRRFPAVTAVHGAAAMPTRPAPGALADAAPRRWPGEPVALPEPALASLDRPLSTVLASRSSSFGRFRRPPELTAAELGTTLAFAAAGRPHPADADPVAPPPAGADPVAPPPADAAPLGPRTGTAEPHPAGTTASGRDPGNGAAAGPDPAGGTGSGGPALTRLWVFANHVDGLATGSYAYCPRRHALLPAGAAPEGGMSAFLQQQYFLTNYTMGQVGAVLAVSGRLDAVLDAVGPRGYRILNAEIGAVAQRAYCAATAQRIGCGAVLGFDNVAMDEALGLTGTDERTVLFLLLGRHPDAVADLAYRL, encoded by the coding sequence ATGCAGCAGCAGGCGATCGAGGTGGTCCGGGACTACGCCGGGGCGGTGTTCCGCCGGGCCCGGGTGCCGATGGAACCGCTCGACTACGAGGTGGACTGGGTCGACCAGCCGTCCCGGCACACCAGCTACCCCGGCGCGCCCCGGGTGCCGCTGCCGGCCGACCTGCCGGCGCTGCCCACCCTGCGCGAGCTGTTCACCGGGGAGCACCCGCCGCCGCGGGCCGGCTGGTCGCTGCCCCGGCTGGCGACGCTGCTGCGGCTGTCGTACGGGGTGCTCGACCGACGGCTGACGGTCAACTGGAACCAGGACGTCGCCAAGCGGACCCACTTCGAGCACGCCGTGTGGGGCCGGGGCACCGCCTCCGGCGGAGGCATGTATCCGGTGGAGCTCTACCTGGTCAGCGGGGCGTCCGGGCCGCTGCTGCCCGGCGTGTACCACTACCACACCGGCCAGCACGTGCTGGAGCGGCTGCTGCTCGGCGACGTCACCGGCACCGTACGCGGCGCCCTCGACCCCGCCGGCCGCCCTACCGGTGTCGGGGACAGCTTCCTGCTGGCCGCCATCCGGTTCTGGAAGAACTCCTTCAAGTACAACAGCTTCTGCTACCACGTGGTCACCCAGGACCTGGGCGCGCTGCTCGGCTCGTGGGAGCTGCTCGCCGACGCGCTGGGCGTACCGCTGCGCCGGCTGCTCTGCTTCGATCCGGCGCCGCTGGACCGGCTGCTCGGCTTCGACAGCGACCAGGAGGGCGTCTTCGCCGTCGTCCCGATCGAGTGGTCCGCCGACCGTCCGGCCGTCGATCACCCGGCCGCCGGTTACCCGGCCGCCGGTTACCCGGCCGCCGGTCACCCGGCCGCCGACCGCCCGGCCGGCGCCGTCCCGACCTCCCGCCCACCCGGCGAGATGTCGACCGGCGTCGCCCCAACCGATCGCGGTTTCGGGGACGGCCCGAACGGCGGGCCGTCCCCGGACGGGGCCGGGCTGGCAACCGAGCTGCGGGTGCGGTATCCGGCCTTTGAGCGGTCCCGGCAGGTCCGGCGGTTCCCGGCCGTCACCGCGGTGCACGGGGCGGCGGCGATGCCGACCAGGCCCGCCCCGGGCGCGCTCGCCGACGCCGCCCCTCGGCGGTGGCCGGGTGAACCCGTCGCCCTGCCCGAGCCGGCGCTGGCGTCGCTGGACCGTCCGCTGTCGACGGTGCTGGCCAGCCGGTCGAGCAGCTTCGGCCGGTTCCGCCGGCCGCCGGAGCTGACCGCCGCCGAACTCGGCACCACGCTGGCCTTCGCCGCCGCCGGCCGACCCCACCCGGCCGACGCCGACCCGGTCGCACCACCCCCGGCCGGCGCCGATCCGGTCGCGCCACCCCCGGCGGACGCCGCGCCGCTCGGGCCGCGCACCGGCACGGCCGAGCCGCACCCGGCCGGCACCACGGCGTCCGGCCGCGACCCGGGCAACGGTGCGGCGGCCGGGCCCGACCCGGCCGGCGGCACCGGGTCCGGCGGGCCGGCGCTGACCCGGCTCTGGGTCTTCGCCAACCACGTCGACGGCCTCGCCACCGGCAGCTACGCCTACTGCCCCCGCCGGCACGCGCTGCTGCCCGCCGGGGCGGCCCCCGAGGGTGGCATGTCCGCCTTCCTGCAACAGCAGTACTTCCTCACCAACTACACGATGGGGCAGGTGGGCGCGGTGCTGGCCGTCTCCGGCCGGCTGGACGCCGTGCTCGACGCCGTCGGCCCGCGCGGCTACCGGATCCTGAACGCCGAGATCGGCGCCGTGGCGCAGCGGGCGTACTGCGCGGCGACCGCGCAGCGCATCGGCTGCGGCGCCGTCCTGGGCTTCGACAACGTCGCCATGGACGAGGCGCTCGGCCTCACCGGCACCGACGAACGGACGGTGTTGTTCCTGCTGCTCGGGCGGCATCCGGACGCCGTCGCCGACCTGGCGTACCGGCTGTGA
- a CDS encoding lantibiotic dehydratase, giving the protein MTVALPAPSATEVSWRMPEVFMLRTAGLPLEVADRLAFDRSAAWARRVLDLEDQLRATGRELADDLQGAVARNLDDERLRRRLIRLRRDVYNLRRPDPDDPAGWPVEPLGEPTHRALADWLTRHAAYRRELAGGPAVLTEELAERRGLLRDLADDPDLRGGILLASPSLDQYLPGYLATPGRLGKRARRVERSLLEYALRTACKTSPFSRLTTVNVGTFGPGTGPLLTAEPVPGAAADAKQGVARLNLAALGRISAIVLADETLRADLPVTLTTGWRIERGRLRYLRRRRTGSEDGDAAVTLESIHESLFVLPTGRVLHDILAALAGGRVRRMADLVTELATADRPAAEVEQYLHHLLRVGLLVVPNLHLDIHAADPVDGYRRALRRIGRDWADRLADRVGMVNRLATGYPAHDVAGRRQVLADIRRELAAAHADLGRSDVPAPRTLLYEDATLRTRRPVTAARGSWERDVLPGLRALARIMPVFDINLPRRLATKGFFRARYGVGGRCDDLLTFAHEFQQDFFEHYTGRMMRRRAFDADNAYVRQENWFRQDEITALDDARIEVARRINEAYGRLPAGAEELRLDDAFLADVAAMVPESLGTLDPRSFFLQLADQGDRHRVVVNRVYSGMTLLFSRFAHLFADADLAGALRAELARLQPPGAVLAELKGGYDATNLNLHPAVTPYELVCPGEISFRPDAEQIHMDDLSVEHDPASDRLLLRSRRLDAEVIPVYLGFLLPMALPEVQQVLLTFAYLGMAQPDLWAGTTVPLPGRGIAGYPRIVHGDLVLQRRMWKLHPDHLPPPRTPEQDDADWFLRWQRWRRDNGLPRRVFATPEGTRLAPAAGDETAQPGAAGRPDHKPLYVDFDSHFCLQLLEATGRAAGSRLVLTEMLPDRDEQVLRGPGGTHVTELTVELNGVRVGKADR; this is encoded by the coding sequence GTGACGGTCGCCCTGCCCGCGCCTTCGGCCACCGAGGTGTCCTGGCGGATGCCCGAGGTCTTCATGCTGCGTACCGCCGGCCTGCCGCTGGAGGTCGCCGACCGGCTGGCCTTCGACCGCAGCGCCGCCTGGGCCCGCCGGGTCCTCGACCTGGAGGACCAGCTCCGGGCCACCGGCCGGGAGCTCGCCGACGACCTCCAGGGCGCGGTCGCCCGCAACCTCGACGACGAGCGGCTGCGGCGGCGGCTGATCCGGCTCCGCCGCGACGTCTACAACCTGCGCCGGCCGGACCCCGACGACCCGGCCGGGTGGCCGGTGGAGCCGCTGGGCGAGCCGACCCACCGGGCGTTGGCCGACTGGCTGACGCGGCACGCCGCGTATCGGCGCGAGCTGGCCGGCGGCCCGGCGGTGCTCACCGAGGAGCTGGCCGAACGCCGGGGGCTGCTGCGCGACCTGGCCGACGACCCCGACCTGCGCGGCGGGATCCTGCTCGCCTCCCCGTCGCTGGACCAGTACCTGCCCGGCTACCTGGCGACGCCGGGCCGGCTCGGCAAGCGGGCCCGGCGGGTGGAGCGGTCGTTGCTGGAGTACGCGCTGCGCACCGCCTGCAAGACCAGCCCGTTCAGCCGGCTGACCACCGTCAACGTCGGCACCTTCGGCCCCGGCACCGGGCCGTTGCTCACCGCCGAACCGGTCCCCGGCGCGGCCGCCGACGCGAAACAGGGGGTGGCCCGGCTCAACCTCGCCGCGCTGGGCCGGATCTCCGCCATCGTGCTGGCCGACGAGACGCTCCGCGCCGACCTGCCGGTCACCCTCACCACCGGCTGGCGGATCGAGCGGGGCCGGCTGCGCTACCTGCGCCGGCGCCGGACCGGATCGGAGGACGGCGACGCGGCGGTCACCCTGGAGTCCATCCACGAGTCGCTCTTCGTGCTGCCCACCGGTCGGGTGCTGCACGACATCCTGGCCGCGCTCGCCGGCGGCCGGGTCCGACGGATGGCCGACCTGGTCACCGAGCTGGCCACCGCCGACCGCCCGGCGGCCGAGGTGGAGCAGTACCTGCACCACCTGCTCCGGGTCGGGCTGCTGGTGGTGCCGAACCTGCACCTGGACATCCACGCCGCCGACCCGGTCGACGGCTACCGGCGGGCGCTGCGGCGGATCGGCCGGGACTGGGCGGACCGGCTCGCCGACCGGGTCGGCATGGTCAACCGGCTGGCCACCGGCTACCCGGCCCACGACGTCGCCGGGCGCCGCCAGGTGCTCGCCGACATCCGCCGGGAACTGGCCGCGGCCCACGCCGACCTGGGTCGCTCCGACGTGCCGGCGCCGCGCACCCTGCTCTACGAGGACGCCACCCTGCGTACCCGGAGGCCGGTCACCGCCGCCCGCGGCAGTTGGGAACGGGACGTCCTGCCCGGGCTGCGGGCGCTGGCCCGGATCATGCCGGTCTTCGACATCAACCTGCCCCGCCGGCTGGCCACCAAGGGCTTCTTCCGGGCCCGCTACGGCGTCGGCGGCCGCTGCGACGACCTGCTCACCTTCGCCCACGAGTTCCAGCAGGACTTCTTCGAGCACTACACCGGGCGGATGATGCGCCGGCGTGCCTTCGACGCGGACAACGCCTACGTCCGGCAGGAGAACTGGTTCCGGCAGGACGAGATCACCGCGCTGGACGACGCCCGGATCGAGGTCGCCCGGCGGATCAACGAGGCGTACGGCCGGCTGCCGGCCGGCGCCGAGGAACTGCGCCTCGACGACGCGTTCCTGGCCGACGTCGCCGCGATGGTGCCGGAGAGCCTCGGCACGCTGGACCCCCGGTCCTTCTTCCTCCAACTGGCCGACCAGGGCGACCGGCACCGGGTGGTGGTGAACCGGGTCTACTCCGGAATGACCCTGCTCTTCTCCCGGTTCGCCCACCTCTTCGCCGACGCGGACCTGGCCGGCGCGCTCCGCGCCGAACTGGCCCGGTTGCAACCGCCCGGCGCGGTGCTCGCCGAGCTCAAGGGCGGGTACGACGCCACCAACCTCAACCTGCACCCGGCGGTCACCCCCTACGAGCTGGTCTGCCCCGGCGAGATCAGCTTCCGGCCGGACGCCGAGCAGATCCACATGGACGACCTCAGCGTCGAACACGACCCGGCGAGCGACCGGTTGCTGCTGCGCTCCCGCCGGCTCGACGCCGAGGTGATCCCGGTCTACCTCGGGTTCCTGCTGCCGATGGCGTTGCCGGAGGTGCAGCAGGTGCTGCTCACCTTCGCCTACCTGGGCATGGCGCAGCCGGACCTGTGGGCCGGCACCACCGTGCCGCTGCCGGGGCGGGGCATCGCCGGCTACCCGCGGATCGTGCACGGCGACCTGGTGCTGCAACGGCGGATGTGGAAGCTGCACCCGGACCACCTGCCACCGCCGCGCACCCCGGAGCAGGACGACGCGGACTGGTTCCTGCGCTGGCAGCGGTGGCGGCGCGACAACGGGCTGCCGCGCCGGGTCTTCGCCACCCCGGAGGGGACCCGGCTCGCTCCGGCCGCGGGCGACGAGACCGCGCAGCCCGGGGCGGCCGGCCGGCCGGACCACAAGCCGCTCTACGTCGACTTCGACAGCCACTTCTGCCTGCAGCTGCTGGAGGCGACCGGACGGGCGGCGGGCAGCCGGCTGGTGCTCACCGAGATGCTGCCGGACCGCGACGAGCAGGTGCTCCGCGGGCCCGGCGGCACCCACGTCACCGAACTCACCGTCGAACTCAACGGCGTCCGAGTGGGAAAGGCGGACCGATGA
- a CDS encoding thiopeptide-type bacteriocin biosynthesis protein, which yields MTRYPSPTAHGWLSVHVFYASNANPMLVEGVRPLVDELRAEGLISRYFFIKYWMEGPHVRLRVLPAPGVDPAVVRARVDAAIDAFLRRRPALYEVDSDGLGDLYKQMYLAEYGRQRWDEEYGPDGVMPMRANNSRHHIPYEREYGRYGGPVGIDLAEWHFEHSSDVVLDLLATTNVHVRPVLLGLSAQLTMMMCAVFLADDRRIAGFLDEYRRFWEVAYAEPSDDYHDSFDTSYRRMDDALRARLADIRAAARQAADVRPAGVEGRWSAHCRELRDRVVAAAERGDLVFQRGAGEPTVVRDLDAALPILLSSYVHMTNNRLGVSILDEIYLSYLMRTALLDDLAPAAPR from the coding sequence ATGACCAGGTATCCCTCGCCGACTGCGCACGGCTGGCTCAGCGTCCACGTCTTCTACGCCAGCAACGCCAACCCGATGCTGGTCGAGGGCGTCCGGCCGCTGGTGGACGAGCTGCGCGCCGAAGGGCTGATCAGCCGCTACTTCTTCATCAAGTACTGGATGGAGGGCCCGCACGTCCGGCTGCGGGTGCTGCCCGCCCCGGGCGTCGACCCGGCGGTGGTCCGGGCGCGGGTGGACGCCGCGATCGACGCGTTCCTGCGCCGCCGTCCCGCGCTCTACGAGGTGGACAGCGACGGGCTCGGCGACCTGTACAAGCAGATGTACCTCGCCGAGTACGGCCGGCAGCGGTGGGACGAGGAGTACGGGCCGGACGGCGTGATGCCGATGCGGGCGAACAACAGCCGGCACCACATCCCGTACGAGCGCGAGTACGGCCGCTACGGCGGACCGGTTGGCATCGATCTCGCCGAGTGGCACTTCGAGCACTCCAGTGACGTGGTGCTGGACCTGCTCGCCACCACCAACGTGCACGTCCGCCCGGTGCTGCTCGGCCTCTCCGCCCAGCTGACCATGATGATGTGCGCGGTCTTCCTCGCCGACGACCGGCGGATCGCCGGGTTCCTCGACGAGTATCGCCGGTTCTGGGAGGTCGCCTACGCCGAGCCGAGCGACGACTACCACGACAGCTTCGACACCAGCTACCGGCGGATGGACGACGCGCTGCGGGCCCGGCTGGCCGACATCCGGGCGGCCGCCCGCCAGGCCGCCGACGTACGCCCCGCCGGGGTGGAGGGCCGCTGGTCGGCGCACTGCCGCGAGCTGCGGGACCGGGTCGTGGCCGCGGCCGAGCGGGGTGACCTGGTGTTCCAGCGCGGCGCCGGCGAGCCCACCGTGGTGCGCGACCTCGACGCCGCGCTGCCCATCCTGCTCAGCTCGTACGTGCACATGACCAACAACCGGCTCGGGGTGAGCATCCTCGACGAGATCTACCTGTCGTACCTGATGCGGACCGCACTGCTGGACGACCTCGCCCCGGCGGCCCCGCGATGA